Genomic DNA from Carnobacterium gallinarum DSM 4847:
TGTTTTTCATCCATAAATTAGCGGTCATCCCTTCATTAAAAAGTCTTATTCATTATACAACAAAATTAACCAAATTTCCTTAAATTCCCCAATTAAAAAAACTAGTAAGTTGTAGGAATCCACAACTTACTAGCTCTACTAAATTAAACTTTATGGATAGTCAACGTTTGACCAATAAATAACAGATTATTTTTCATTTCGTTCCAGTGTTTGATTTCAAGAGGTGAAACTTTATATTTTTGCGAAATTGTATAAAGAGAATCACCATCTGCAACGGTATACTCTTCTTGAACAGCCGTTTTCGCATTATCAGAATCACTCATTTCGTTATCAAAAACTAAAGTTCCTTGTTGTCTTTGTTCAAAATCAGACATTGGTTTAGGCAGTTCTGCAACTAGATTTTCAGGCGTAGCTACAGCAGGTTCTTCAATAACTTCTTTTTTAATAATTAATTCTTGACTAACAAAAATTAAATCGCTTGTTAATTGATTTAATTCCATCAATTCTTGAACACTTACATGATACGTATTGCCAATATCCCATAATGTATCCCCGCTAGCAATTGTATGAATCACTTCTTTAGTTTCTACTTCAGCTTTCTTCACAACACCATCATCATACTGAGTTAAATCATAGGTTTCAATTAATTGATCTAATTTTTCTGCATAACGTGTGTCTGTCGCATATTTACCAGTTAAAAAAGCTGTCGCATCTTTATAAGAAGTTGTATTTGATTTCCACGTTCCAGAGTAGAAACTTGTGTTAAATGAAGTACCACCTGTTAATAGTTTTGCGTAATCTTCTAATGATTCTTTGTAAGAAGGATACTTTCTAAATTCTCCAGTAATTTGATAGTAATTTCCGCTACCATCATCTTCTAAAGTTAGCATTGCAACAGATTGACTTTCAAAGCTTCCTTTAATTCCAAATAAATTATGATTTGGTTCACTTGATAATGAACTGTTTCCAGAACCACTTTCTAAGATTGCTTGAGCAATCATAACCGATGCATATAAATCTTTTTCAGCACCAATTTCAGCTGCTGGTTCTGCAATTTTATCAATAAACTCTTGTGTGCTTTGGTTTTTTACAAACATAATTTTTTCTGCTTCAAGATGATTTGCCTCTGGTACTTGAACTTCTGCAATATTTTGTGAAGTTACCTCTTCTTTAGTAAAAGGACGAGTTGTCTCCACTTCAACTTTAGGTGCTACAGGTATAGGAGCAGGCGTTATAGGAGCTGGGGTAGGAGTTACCGGTACAGTTACTGGTGGTTCTGGCGTTACAGGGACTTCTGGTTCTGGTTTTACAGGTATCTCTGGTTTCACAGGAGGAGTCGTTTCTTCTGGTTTTTGAGAAGAATCTTCGCTCTCAGTTTCATTGCTTGTATCGCTTGAACTATTACTTGAATCGTTTACAGTTTCATCCGATGCTGTCGGTGTTTCCTGTACTGATGAGTTCTCAATGACTGCTTCAATAACACGTTGACTAGTAGATGCATTTTCTTCAGCACTTGCTAACGCTGAGAAACTTGGAATGGCTAATGATGCCATGACAATCGATGTATTTAATAATCCAGCCCCCTTACGAATGGCTTTTTTTTGATTTATTTTTTTTGTTGCTAAGATACGTTCATTTCTGCTTTTAAGCATGTTTCTTCCTCCTAATTCATTTCTGTTATTGTAAGTAAAGACATTTTATTATCAATTTCTTCAAATAAATGCGTAATATCCAATTTTGATTGTAAAATAGTTTGTTGTTTTTCTTGTAATTCTTGAGCAAAAAGTGCAATATCTTTTTTTGCTTGGCTTTTTTGATAAATGACTTCATCATCAGCTGTTTTAACAATTTTTCTAGCTTGAATTTTGGCATCAATTAGAACTTCAGCAATTTCAGCTTTAGAAATTTTTAACTGCTGATTTAATTGGTTTTTTTCTGCAATTAAAACTTCAATTTGATTATTTTGTAAGGCAATTTTTTGTTGAAATTCTGACACAACGGCTGAGTCTTCCAAAGTAATAGATGAAGATTCAACTGAATGATCTGCTACCTTTTTTTCTAGATAATTATTTTCTAAAGTCAAAGAATGAACTCTATTTTTATAATATACTAACTTTTCTTCAATATCTTTATAATGAGCAGGCAATGCTTTTTCTTTAAATGAGTCTTCTTCAATTTGCTGTTTTTCAGCTTCTAATTTTTTATAGGCATCATGTGCATGTTTCAATTTATGACGCATGCGACGATTTTCTTTTTCTACTATCATTACTTGCTCTCGCAAACTAGCTGTCATATTTTTGCTACTCTCCTTAAAAGATAGTTATTTTCTATTCTTTTTGAAAATAATTATGTCTTACTTTCAGTTACTTTATTATTCTTAATTAAAGCATATTAACTATAAATAACGCTGTTCCTATTATATCATATTTCCACATAGAAATTTAAAAATCGCTTTTCTTTTTTTTCTTATATAAGGGTAAAATAAAAATTGGTTTAATCAAAAACAAGACTATCTCATAAGGTGATTTTTACAGCTCTTTTTATGAGATAGTCTAACGAATTAACTCCCTTTTTTCTCAAGAACTTCCATCCGCTCTTGTAGCTCATTTAGCAAATCAACTTGAATAGTTTGAATGTTTACAAGATGTTGCCATTGTTGGGTTAGCATATGATCCATTTTTTCATGTAACAGGCGAATTTCAATTTCTGACTTTAAATTAACTTGATAATCTGAATCCGATTGATTACGATCTCTTTTTTCTTGACGATTTTGGCTCATCATAATTACTGGAGCTTGAATAGCAGCCAAACAAGATAAAATCAGATTTAATAAAATGAAAGGATATGGATCAAATGGTTTCGCAAATAGAGCAATTGAATTAATGATAATCCATGTGATTAAAACAAATAAAAATGCAAAAATAAAACTCCAACTACCACCAAATTTAGCAATTCCATCAGCCACTTTTTCACCAACTGTTAATTTAGTCGTATCTGTATCACTAACATCATTTACTAATGAGTTGCCGGTTTCAATACTGTTCATTACTTTTTCATTTAACATTTTCATGTTTTCTGAGTCATTTTGAATCATACCTCGAATATAATGTAGTCGATAATCCATTAAATCATCTAAACAAATAAAAGCGTCTTCTGATACATCTGGATGCTCTGTTAAAATCAGTGTTCTTAATTCCTGACTTAAATTTTTTAGTTTAATTCCATCAACATCATTATGCATTTTATGACATATAATACAGCGTTCATTTTTTTGTTTCATTTTTCCACCTCATTTTCGCTTTATTTATTATTGATAACGGTTATCAATTTTAAAAACTTGTTTATCATTTTTTGAATTTAAACTTATTTTAACAATTTGAATAGGGTTAATATAAATAACATCATCTTGATTGTTATAAAACCGAATAAGTCTACTACTTAAGTAGCCCTCACCGTTAGATATTTTTTCAAAAAGTTCTTCCTCAGAAAGTTTTAAAACTAGTGTTTCACCATTGCTTAAACTCACGATACATTCAGTCATCATTTTCCCACCTTACCTATTATTGAACTAATTATAACAAAGACATAAAAATAAACAACTAATAAGAATTTTTATAGCTATTTATTAGTCTATAAAAAAAAGAAGGTCGCCATATTTGACGACCTAGCCTCTATTTAACTACAATTTCATAAACATCTCTACCTGGAATTTGTGGTGGCATTGACATTGTTGAGATTGGCTCTACTGCTAAAGTAACCTCAAGTGTTGCACCAGTTTTAATGTCATCCAATGAAACCTTTTCTTTACCTTCATTCAAAACATTACTACCATCTGTCAATAAAACCACTTCGTCTTTAAATGATGCCGGTGTTTCATTTTTAGCATCTACAGGTGTTAATTTTTCAACTAAGATTTGACCCACTTCACTATTGCTATCTGCTTTAACTACTGCCGTATAGACAATTGAATCGGCTTTTTCAGAACTTGCGACAGCTTCTGAAGAAACCTCAGTAGAGCTACTAGTCATTGATGATGAGCTTGCATCTTTCTTCGTACCTGAATTGCCACAGCCAACTGCTACCACTAGTACTATTCCTAATGTCATACCTAAAAATAATTTTTTCTTTTTCATTGTAAAATCCTCCTAATAAACAAATTGTTCTCTATATAGTATCTTAAACTAACAACCAAATTGCAAATAGAAAATGAATTATTCATTAAAATTTAATAATTCAATGATAATTTAATTACATCATTTTATAAAATAACAAAAATTATAATTAAATTTACCAACCTGCCTCACTAATTTTTTAAATTTTCTATTAAAATTAATCAAATTATGTAAAAAGTAGCAGATCCCAAAATGGATCTGCTACTTAAGTTTTGCTTATTCTAAAAAGTCTTTTAATTGTTTTGAACGACTTGGATGACGTAGTTTACGTAAAGCTTTAGCTTCGATTTGACGAATACGTTCTCTCGTTACACCGAATACTTTTCCTACTTCTTCCAATGTACGTGTACGCCCATCATCTAAACCAAAGCGCAAACGTAAAACATTCTCTTCACGATCTGTTAACGTATCAAGAACATCTTCAAGTTGTTCTTTCAATAATTCATATGCTGCATGTTCAGCAGGACTAGTTGCATCTTGATCTTCAATAAAATCACCTAGATGTGAATCATCTTCTTCACCAATAGGTGTTTCTAATGATACTGGCTCTTGAGCAATTTTTAAGATTTCACGAACTTTTTCAGTAGGTAAATCCATTTCTGCTCCAATTTCTTCAGGTGTTGGTTCTCTACCTAAATCTTGTAATAATTGACGTTGAATTCGGATTAATTTATTGATTGTTTCAACCATATGCACTGGAATACGAATCGTACGCGCTTGATCGGCAATTGCACGAGTAATTGCTTGACGAATCCACCAAGTAGCATAAGTTGAAAATTTAAATCCTTTTTGATAATCAAATTTTTCAACAGCCTTCATTAATCCCATATTTCCTTCTTGGATTAAATCTAAGAATTGCATACCACGTCCAACATAACGTTTGGCAATACTGACAACTAAACGCAAGTTTGCTTCAGCAAGGCGTTGTTTCGCTTCTTGATCCCCTTGTTCAATTAATAGAGCTAATGCAACTTCTTCTTGAGCATTTAAAAGTGGCACACGACCAATTTCTTTTAAATACATCCGAACAGGATCATTGATTTTAACTCCTGCTGGAGCAGTTAAATCCTCTTGCTCTTCAGCTTTTTTATTTTTTTCTTTGGCTAAAATTTGACGATCAGTTGGACCACCATCATCCCCTACAACACTTACACCGCCATCTTCAACTTGCATAATCACATCATCAATTTGATCTGCATCGAGTTCATGAGGTGTGACAACTAAATTAGTTAATTCATCATAGTGAATAGATCCTTTTAACTTATTGTCTTTGATTACCTTTTTAATCGCTTGTTCTAATAATGTTACCGTGTTGTTTTTTTCTTCTTCTTTTTTAGCCATAAGAAATGCCTCCTTGTAATCAATCCTACAAATTCATTCATTTATTTTTCAACTGGCGTGAGATATCCACGATATCCAGTGTTAAATTACGTATTTCATCTTTATTTCCAATTCGACTTGCTTCTCTTAATTCAGTTTGCTTTTCTTTTAAACGTTCATGTAAAACTGATTTTCTAGCAATTACATCGATATAGTCGTCAATTTCTTGAGAAGCGATTTCGTCACTAAGTGATAGCATCTCAATCTCAACCAACAGATTTTTCAACTGAGGTTCCTTGACAAAATCAATAAACGCATCAATGGAATCCTGATCCCCAACACTTTCTTTAAAATTCTCAAACAAAATGAACAGGGTTTGATACTCTTCGTGAGCAAAATAAAATTCCGCTTGCTGACTTTGCACCTGAATCCAAGCTTCCTCAAAATGAAACAATCGATTTAACAGAAATCGTTCTGTCTGTTCAACTAAATCAATTTTTCTTTTTTGTGTCTGCACCTCAATTGGTGGCATTTCTTCAGGGTAATAAACTTCTGGTTCTGGTTCATAATTCCCATAATTAGTAGTGTTTTTTTCTTTAATACGTTGTGCTTTTTTGCCTTCAAAAAGTAGCTGAAACTGTTGGTTCAAGGAATCTAATGAAATATCAAATTCACTAGATAATTGTTTAAAATAAAGCTCCCGCTCGATAACCGAAGTAATTGAAAGCATCTCATTTAAAATTGTATCCAAATAACTTAAGCGTTCATTCTCATTTTGAAAATTCAAACCTTTGCGATAATAACGCATTTTAAATGCAAAAACAGTATCTCTACCATGTGACAATAACTCAGTAAATGCAGTTGTTCCATACTTCTTAATAAATTCATCTGGATCTAAGCCCTCTGGAAAACTAGCAACCTCAATATCAAAAGGCGTCTCAGCAGACAATAAGTCTACCGCTCGTTTCGTTGCTTCAATCCCAGCATTATCTCCATCGTAGGCAATTAAGACACGGTCGGTTACACGATCAAGCATGTGGATTTGCTCATTGGTCAAACTAGTTCCCATTGAAGCAACACCGTTTTTCACACCTGAATTCCAAGCAGCAATAACATCCATAAAACCTTCAAATAAAATAACTTCTTTGTCACGGCGAATCGTTGCCCGCGCCATATCGAAGTTAAATAGCACATTTCGCTTATTGAATAAATAGGTTTCTGGACTATTTAAGTACTTAGGTCCACTATGTTCTTCTGCCTCAGATTGAAAGATTCGACCTGAAAAAGCAATTGTTTTTCCTTGCTGATTCCGAATTGGAAACATAATACGATTGTAAAAACGATCTAGTAAATCCCCATTATCTCGTTGCACGAATAAGCCAGTTTCACTTAAAAGATCTTCTTCATATTCTTTTCCAACTAAATAATTGTGAAGCATATTTCGTTCATGAGGGGCAAAACCAATCTTAAAAGTTTCAATCAGTTCTTTCGTTAACCCACGATCTAGCAAATACTGGTAGGCTGATTCACCAATCTTAGTATTTAATAAAACATGTTGAAACAAATCAGCAGATTCCTCATGGGCTTGAATTAATTTGTCGCGTTTTGAGTCTGTTTCTTGTTGTTGACCTCGATTCTCTAATAGAGCATTATCGATTTGGATATGACTCATCTCGGCAGTTTTAATCACAGCTTCCGGAAAACTTAATCCATCCACTTCCATTAAAAAGGTAAATACATTTCCACCTCTGCCACAACTGAAGCAATGAAAAATTTGTTTTTCTTCAGCAACGGAAAAAGACGGCGTTCGTTCTTCATGAAAGGGGCAAAAGCCAAAAAGATTTTTCCCACTCTTTTTTAATTGTACATATTGACTAACCACATCAACTATATTAGTTCCTTGCCTGATTTGATTTACCGTTTCTTCCGGTATTCTCATGGCCATGTACATCACCTCTTTACCACAAAACATTCATTAAATCATAATTATCTAAGAGTCCCACATAAATTTAAGTAGGACTCCTAGTTCTATTGCTATTAAGTGACATAATGATACATAATGCATTGTACCACATAATCACCCTTCCAACAATGAAAACAACTCATTTTACAGACATTTTTAATCCACTTTTCAAATCATACTTTATCTTAGAATCAAAATCGAACTAATTTGCCCTCATTCAAAATGTACCATACTAGTTTTTAACTTATATCCGAGAATTTTCCGTTTAGTATCCATAATCCACTAGAAATAACTAGTCTGTCCTTAAACTAAAAAAGTTCTGAAAACAAAGACTAAGCCTTTTGTTTTCAGAACTTTTTTATACTTTAAATTGTGCATCATACAATCGCTTATAAGGGCCATTTGAAGCCATTAATTCGTTATGGGTACCTTCTTCAGCAATTCCATCTTCATTCACAACCACAATTCGTGTTGCATGTTTAATTGTTGCTAATCGATGGGCAATAATTAAGGTTGTTCGTCCTTTTGAAAGTGAATTTAAGGAATCTTGAATTACTTGTTCGGTTTCAGTATCTAGCGCCGATGTTGCTTCATCTAAAATTAAAATAGGTGGATTCTTTAAAAACATCCGAGCAATGGCTAGTCGCTGTTTTTGGCCACCTGATAATTTAACTCCACGCTCACCAATGATCGTTTCTAATCCATCAGGCATCTCCTCAACAACTTGTTCCAAATGAGCCAGTTTTACTGCCATAGCAATCTCGGCATCGCTTGCTCCTAATTTTCCATAGGCTATATTTTCTTTAATTGTTCCAGGGAATAAAAATACATCTTGTTGTACGACACCAATTTGATTCCGTAAAGAGCTAAGCGTCATATCACGAACATCTATCCCATCAACAGTGATTTTCCCAGTATTTACTTCATAAAAGCGTGGCAACAAATTACAAATAGTTGTTTTTCCCGCTCCACTTGGCCCAACAAATGCAACCGTTTCTCCTGCTTTAATGGATAAATTCACCTGATCTAACACTTTTTTAGAATCATCATACCAAAAAGAAACAGTATGATAGCTAATTTCGCCAATTAGGCGAGAGACATCTATCGCATTAGATCGATCTTGAATTGCAGGTTCCTTATCCATCTCTTCGGCAAAACGCTTAAATCCAGCAATTCCTTTGGGATAACTTTCAATCATATTATTGACTTTTTCAATTGGTCGCACAAAAACATTTGTTAATAAAATAAAGCCAACAAATTGACCATAAGTAATCTCACCAGTAATTGTATAATACGCTCCAAAAAATAATGCAAATAAATTAATCAAACGCATTAATAAATAATTATAAGCTGCACTAATTCCCATCATTTTGTAAAAGAATATTTTTGATTGTCGATAAGCTTGATTTAATCCTTCAAAGCGCTCCTGCTCATGACGTTCATTTGAAAACGCTTGAACAACACGAACTCCACTGACAGATGCCTCTACTCCTGCATTAAAATCACCTAAATTACGATAAATTTCTGTATTTACTTTCGTCATTTTCTTATTAAAAAAGACTAAAGCCACTGTTATAAAAGGAATCATGATAAAGGTAGCTAACGCTAGCTGAACATGAATCATCAGCATTAATACAAAAGAACCAATCAAAGACATAATTGTAATAAAAACATCTTCCGGTCCATGATGCGCAACTTCAGAAATTTCAAACAAATCTGTTGTAAGTCGACTCATTAATTTTCCAGTCTTTTGATTATCATAGTAACTAAAAGGCTGTTTTTGTAAATGAGCATACAATTCACGACGCATATCCGTTTCAATATTGACTCCTAACATATGACCAAAGTAAACAACTATATATTGCAATGCAGTATTAACCACATAAAAAAATAACAATGATAAAGCTGCTGTTACAATTAGAGACCAGTTTCCAGTTGGCAATAATTTATCAATAACTTGATTGACGACAACAGGAAAGGCCAACTCTAAAATAGCCGCGACAATCGCACAAGAAAAATCTAAAATAAATAAACGACGATACGGGTAATAATAACTAAAAAATCTTTTTAACATTGGCTTCCTCCTTTTCTCCATCCTTTTATTATATGGAAAATTAATTGGAAAGGAAAGCTAAAATTAGCAAAATACCTTAATTAAATCAGAAAATTTCTAAAACCTCTAAATAATTTTTTAAACTAATGGCATGATTACAAGTCCTTGATTTTGCACCATATAGCAGTGTCACATTTCCTTTGGCTAAATGCTCTCTAATAGCTAGACAAAAGTCTTCTAAATTAGAATTTCGAGCTAATTCTGCTTCATAAGCTGTTTTAAATAAGTTAAATTTCTCTGGCTCATGATTAAACCATTTACGTAATTCTGCTGTCGGGGCAATATCTTTAGCCCAAACGCCTAAGGCTGCTTTTTCTTTAGATAATCCTCTAGGCCAAATTCGATCTACCAAGATTCGGTATCCATCGCTAGTAGCAGGCGTATCATAAACCCTTTTTAGTTGTATCATGTTTGTCCTCCTTCATGGAATACAAAAAAATAGACTAAACTATCAACTGTACTACCCCTTAAAAATTAGAGTATTAAGTCTAACTTTTAGAGGTCGGTACAAAATAGCGTTTAGTCTGTTTTTATAGATAACAATTATTTTACAATTAACTGATCAACACTAGCAAATGATAATGCTAAATTACCTAGCTTAGACAATAAAGCTAGACGATTATTACGAAGAGCTACATTATCTGACATAACCATATTTTCATCAAAGAAAGCTTCAACTTTAGGGCTAAGTGCTTCCAAAGCTACATAATTCATCTCCATATTTTCTGCTGCAAATGCTTCTTCAGCAATTAAAACTGCTTCATATAGAGCTTTTTCAGATTCTGTTTCAAATAAAGCATCATTAACAGACAATTGGCTTTCAGTTAATAGTTCTTTACTCTTAACAGCTAAATTCATTACACGAGTTAATGCTTCGATAGTTGGTTTAAATGTTGCTTCTTTGACATGTTTTTCTAAAACAAGAGCCGTTTCAGCAATTTTCTTTAAATCTTCTTGATCGGATTTTAATACAGCATCAATGACATCATAACGAATTTTTTGCCCTAATAAATATTGACGCATTCTTGCTTTAATAAAATCAATTACTTCTGGTGCACTAGCTTCTAGCTTTTGACTCAACTCTTCTTTATGTTGAATCGCAGCACTAATCATCTCACCACGTAATGTTTCTACTGGGAAATACCACCCCTTACTTTCAACAATCCTTACGACACCATATGTTTGACGACGTAAAGCATATGGATCATTTGAACCTGTAGGAATCATTCCAACAGCAAAGAAGCTCATTACGCTATCTAATTTATCTGCAATTGCTAATACAGCTCCAACATTTGTAAGTGGCAAAGCACCATCGCTTGAAACAGGTAAATAATGTTCACGAATTGCAGTTGCTACTGCAGGTTTTTCACCTTGCATTAAGGCATATTTCTCCCCCATGATACCTTGCAGTTCTGGGAATTCGCCTACCATATTTGTGACTAAATCAAATTTATAAATTTGACTAGCGCGAGCTAAATCGGATAATTCTTCCGTTGTTAAACCAACAACTTTTCCAATTGTCTCAGCAAAGTAAGCAACGCGTTGCATTTTTTCATAAATACTACCAATTTTTTCATGGAAGGTTACTGATTTCAACCGTTCAACAGCATCAGCAATTTTTATTTGTTGATCTTCTTCATAGAAAAAGGCA
This window encodes:
- a CDS encoding DUF488 domain-containing protein, which translates into the protein MIQLKRVYDTPATSDGYRILVDRIWPRGLSKEKAALGVWAKDIAPTAELRKWFNHEPEKFNLFKTAYEAELARNSNLEDFCLAIREHLAKGNVTLLYGAKSRTCNHAISLKNYLEVLEIF
- the dnaG gene encoding DNA primase, producing the protein MAMRIPEETVNQIRQGTNIVDVVSQYVQLKKSGKNLFGFCPFHEERTPSFSVAEEKQIFHCFSCGRGGNVFTFLMEVDGLSFPEAVIKTAEMSHIQIDNALLENRGQQQETDSKRDKLIQAHEESADLFQHVLLNTKIGESAYQYLLDRGLTKELIETFKIGFAPHERNMLHNYLVGKEYEEDLLSETGLFVQRDNGDLLDRFYNRIMFPIRNQQGKTIAFSGRIFQSEAEEHSGPKYLNSPETYLFNKRNVLFNFDMARATIRRDKEVILFEGFMDVIAAWNSGVKNGVASMGTSLTNEQIHMLDRVTDRVLIAYDGDNAGIEATKRAVDLLSAETPFDIEVASFPEGLDPDEFIKKYGTTAFTELLSHGRDTVFAFKMRYYRKGLNFQNENERLSYLDTILNEMLSITSVIERELYFKQLSSEFDISLDSLNQQFQLLFEGKKAQRIKEKNTTNYGNYEPEPEVYYPEEMPPIEVQTQKRKIDLVEQTERFLLNRLFHFEEAWIQVQSQQAEFYFAHEEYQTLFILFENFKESVGDQDSIDAFIDFVKEPQLKNLLVEIEMLSLSDEIASQEIDDYIDVIARKSVLHERLKEKQTELREASRIGNKDEIRNLTLDIVDISRQLKNK
- the rpoD gene encoding RNA polymerase sigma factor RpoD; this translates as MAKKEEEKNNTVTLLEQAIKKVIKDNKLKGSIHYDELTNLVVTPHELDADQIDDVIMQVEDGGVSVVGDDGGPTDRQILAKEKNKKAEEQEDLTAPAGVKINDPVRMYLKEIGRVPLLNAQEEVALALLIEQGDQEAKQRLAEANLRLVVSIAKRYVGRGMQFLDLIQEGNMGLMKAVEKFDYQKGFKFSTYATWWIRQAITRAIADQARTIRIPVHMVETINKLIRIQRQLLQDLGREPTPEEIGAEMDLPTEKVREILKIAQEPVSLETPIGEEDDSHLGDFIEDQDATSPAEHAAYELLKEQLEDVLDTLTDREENVLRLRFGLDDGRTRTLEEVGKVFGVTRERIRQIEAKALRKLRHPSRSKQLKDFLE
- a CDS encoding ABC transporter ATP-binding protein, translating into MLKRFFSYYYPYRRLFILDFSCAIVAAILELAFPVVVNQVIDKLLPTGNWSLIVTAALSLLFFYVVNTALQYIVVYFGHMLGVNIETDMRRELYAHLQKQPFSYYDNQKTGKLMSRLTTDLFEISEVAHHGPEDVFITIMSLIGSFVLMLMIHVQLALATFIMIPFITVALVFFNKKMTKVNTEIYRNLGDFNAGVEASVSGVRVVQAFSNERHEQERFEGLNQAYRQSKIFFYKMMGISAAYNYLLMRLINLFALFFGAYYTITGEITYGQFVGFILLTNVFVRPIEKVNNMIESYPKGIAGFKRFAEEMDKEPAIQDRSNAIDVSRLIGEISYHTVSFWYDDSKKVLDQVNLSIKAGETVAFVGPSGAGKTTICNLLPRFYEVNTGKITVDGIDVRDMTLSSLRNQIGVVQQDVFLFPGTIKENIAYGKLGASDAEIAMAVKLAHLEQVVEEMPDGLETIIGERGVKLSGGQKQRLAIARMFLKNPPILILDEATSALDTETEQVIQDSLNSLSKGRTTLIIAHRLATIKHATRIVVVNEDGIAEEGTHNELMASNGPYKRLYDAQFKV
- a CDS encoding glucosaminidase domain-containing protein is translated as MLKSRNERILATKKINQKKAIRKGAGLLNTSIVMASLAIPSFSALASAEENASTSQRVIEAVIENSSVQETPTASDETVNDSSNSSSDTSNETESEDSSQKPEETTPPVKPEIPVKPEPEVPVTPEPPVTVPVTPTPAPITPAPIPVAPKVEVETTRPFTKEEVTSQNIAEVQVPEANHLEAEKIMFVKNQSTQEFIDKIAEPAAEIGAEKDLYASVMIAQAILESGSGNSSLSSEPNHNLFGIKGSFESQSVAMLTLEDDGSGNYYQITGEFRKYPSYKESLEDYAKLLTGGTSFNTSFYSGTWKSNTTSYKDATAFLTGKYATDTRYAEKLDQLIETYDLTQYDDGVVKKAEVETKEVIHTIASGDTLWDIGNTYHVSVQELMELNQLTSDLIFVSQELIIKKEVIEEPAVATPENLVAELPKPMSDFEQRQQGTLVFDNEMSDSDNAKTAVQEEYTVADGDSLYTISQKYKVSPLEIKHWNEMKNNLLFIGQTLTIHKV
- the glyS gene encoding glycine--tRNA ligase subunit beta — protein: MAKDLLIEIGLEEVPAKYVSASSQQFATRVSDFLTENKLSFSEIIPFSTPRRFAVIVKEVADKQEDTQEIVKGPAKKIAIDSEGNWSKAAEGFVRGQGATVENITFKEIKGIEYVHIDKFTPGKPAMEILKNLDKVITSMTFPVNMHWADYSFKYIRPIHWITAMLDQEIIPFKILDIETSNTSRGHRFLGKEVTFSGAVDYEKNLEKEFVLANSEKRKAIIVEQIKKIAAEKQWHVELDEELLEEVNNLVEYPTAFAGSFDEKYLAIPEEVLVTSMKAHQRYFDVRDLNGNLVPYFISVRNGNAEHIENVAKGNEKVLTARLEDGAFFYEEDQQIKIADAVERLKSVTFHEKIGSIYEKMQRVAYFAETIGKVVGLTTEELSDLARASQIYKFDLVTNMVGEFPELQGIMGEKYALMQGEKPAVATAIREHYLPVSSDGALPLTNVGAVLAIADKLDSVMSFFAVGMIPTGSNDPYALRRQTYGVVRIVESKGWYFPVETLRGEMISAAIQHKEELSQKLEASAPEVIDFIKARMRQYLLGQKIRYDVIDAVLKSDQEDLKKIAETALVLEKHVKEATFKPTIEALTRVMNLAVKSKELLTESQLSVNDALFETESEKALYEAVLIAEEAFAAENMEMNYVALEALSPKVEAFFDENMVMSDNVALRNNRLALLSKLGNLALSFASVDQLIVK
- a CDS encoding DUF1003 domain-containing protein — translated: MKQKNERCIICHKMHNDVDGIKLKNLSQELRTLILTEHPDVSEDAFICLDDLMDYRLHYIRGMIQNDSENMKMLNEKVMNSIETGNSLVNDVSDTDTTKLTVGEKVADGIAKFGGSWSFIFAFLFVLITWIIINSIALFAKPFDPYPFILLNLILSCLAAIQAPVIMMSQNRQEKRDRNQSDSDYQVNLKSEIEIRLLHEKMDHMLTQQWQHLVNIQTIQVDLLNELQERMEVLEKKGS